A single Fusarium oxysporum Fo47 chromosome IV, complete sequence DNA region contains:
- a CDS encoding restriction endonuclease type II-like protein, giving the protein MDDDYGADDELLAAMAAADPTPAARSVQQPTPTRIQQPTPQRLDKAPPAASSAGKVVQPTPQALPQKQSGSTILVSPRQRGNPVLTSIRSMPWEYSDIPADYVLGLGTCALFLSLKYHRLHPEYIYTRIRNLQGKYNLRILLTMVDIPNHEASLKELSKTSLVNNVTLILCWSAAEAARYIELYKSYENATFGAIRGQQPSSYGEKLVEFVTVPRSLNKSDAVAVVSNFGSLKNAINADAEQLGMLNGWGGVKVKRWQSAVEEPFRVKKAAKRGAKASERSARLDQALPLSRVPLRDMPSAASSSRQSPAKDTPSAEKTNEPASKQFQFMDNTDDEDDEEAMLAAAIEASKKTAQTEEATRASQTDKDEQLSGGIAAALARLREND; this is encoded by the exons ATGGACGACGACTACGGTGCAGACGACGAGCTACTGGCCGCTATGGCCGCAGCTGATCCCACGCCTGCCGCACGATCAGTTCAACAACCCACGCCTACAAGAATCCAACAACCTACACCCCAACGTCTAGATAAAGCGCCGCCAGCTGCCTCCAGCGCGGGAAAGGTTGTTCAACCAACACCACAGGCTCTACCTCAGAAGCAGTCTGGTTCAACTATCCTGGTATCTCCGCGCCAGCGAGGAAATCCTGTTCTTACGAGCATTCGATCAATGCCATGGGAGTATAGCGATATTCCAGCTGACTATGTTCTGGGATTGGGTACTTGCGCTCTGTTCCTGAG TCTCAAGTACCATCGTCTGCATCCCGAATACATCTATACACGAATCCGTAACCTTCAAGGCAAATACAACCTGCGCATCCTCCTCACCATGGTCGACATTCCCAACCACGAAGCCTCCTTGAAAGAACTATCAAAGACATCACTCGTCAACAATGTCACCCTTATCCTCTGCTGGTCCGCCGCTGAAGCCGCACGCTATATCGAGTTATACAAGAGCTACGAGAATGCTACATTTGGTGCGATCCGTGGCCAACAACCGTCCAGCTATGGTGAGAAGCTGGTAGAGTTCGTCACAGTGCCGAGAAGTCTGAACAAATCAGATGCGGTCGCTGTAGTGAGCAATTTCGGCAGTTTAAAAAATGCAATCAATGCTGATGCAGAACAACTCGGTATGCTAAATGGATGGGGAGGTGTTAAGGTCAAGAGGTGGCAGTCTGCAGTCGAAGAGCCATTCAGAGTGAAAAAGGCTGCCAAGAGAGGCGCAAAGGCCTCGGAACGATCAGCAAGACTTGACCAGGCTTTACCTCTTTCGCGGGTCCCTCTACGAGATATGCCATCTGCTGCATCATCTTCGCGACAATCTCCCGCCAAAGACACACCTTCTGCAGAAAAGACAAATGAGCCCGCATCCAAGCAATTCCAGTTTATGGACAacactgatgatgaagacgatgaagaggccaTGCTTGCAGCTGCTATCGAGGCATCGAAGAAGACTGCCCAGACAGAAGAGGCCACCCGTGCGAGCCAGACAGATAAGGACGAGCAGCTCAGTGGAGGTATTGCTGCTGCATTGGCAAGACTGCGAGAGAATGATTGA
- a CDS encoding beta-lactamase superfamily domain-containing protein — protein MAPAATAASAQLKPPELATRDAPGSSGGSIASSTAVSKIPGRTALPDEAVSNPHHLLKRGSLVGFKNPYPSHAYSPNFGTMVRRVWWPTFTGDMKHPDLTPPTVPVVKPQWNTERETSDRIRATWLGHACYYVEFPSGLRVLFDPVFEDRCSPFNFMGPKRYTPKPCDIKDIPIIDAVCISHSHYDHLSHSSILEVQKHHPDAQFFVGLGLETWFRKSGINHVTELDWWEDADLTVTVKDGDNPREISARIMALPCQHGSARTMWDRDTTLWCSWGVRSGKKSVWFGGDTGYRSVPSLPPGTDDYSAEYDHLPRCPQFKQIGEFRGPFDLGLIPIGAYHPRVAFSPVHADPADAVEIFRDTQCKRAMGIHWGTWALTLEEVMEPPKMLKTALRKRGLPEVGVFDVCDIGEAREF, from the exons ATGGCTCCAGCCGCAACTGCCGCTTCAGCTCAGTTGAAGCCTCCGGAGCTGGCTACAAGGGATGCGCCTGGCTCATCTGGAGGCTCTATCGCCTCTAGCACTGCCGTGTCGAAAATACCTGGTCGAACAGCTCTTCCAGATGAAGCTGTTTCCAACCCTCACCATCTCCTCAAGCGTGGCTCTCTAGTGGGCTTCAAGAATCCTTATCCTTCACATGCATACAGTCCCAACTTCGGTACCATGGTGCGGAGAGTCTGGTG GCCCACTTTCACCGGCGACATGAAGCACCCCGATTTGACACCCCCAACTGTACCAGTGGTAAAGCCGCAATGGAATACCGAGCGCGAAACAAGCGATAGGATCCGTGCAACGTGGCTAGGCCACGCTTGCTACTATGTCGAATTCCCTTCTGGCCTGCGCGTTCTCTTCGACCCTGTCTTCGAGGATCGATGCTCTCCATTCAACTTCATGGGACCAAAGCGATATACGCCCAAACCATGCGATATAAAAGATATTCCAATTATCGACGCTGTTTGCATCAGCCATTCCCATTACGACCACCTTTCGCATTCTTCCATTCTCGAGGTCCAGAAACACCATCCAGACGCACAATTCTTCGTTGGTCTAGGTCTGGAGACATGGTTCCGCAAGTCTGGCATCAACCATGTTACTGAACTCGATTGGTGGGAGGATGCCGACCTCACTGTCACAGTCAAGGATGGAGACAATCCTCGCGAGATCAGCGCCAGGATAATGGCTTTGCCGTGTCAGCACGGCTCGGCGCGAACCATGTGGGATCGTGACACTACCTTATGGTGCTCGTGGGGTGTTCGATCTGGCAAGAAGTCAGTTTGGTTTGGTGGCGATACGGGCTACCGATCGGTCCCTAGTCTCCCTCCTGGAACCGATGATTACAGTGCTGAATATGATCATCTTCCGAGATGTCCTCAGTTCAAACAGATTGGCGAATTTCGGGGACCTTTTGACCTTGGTCTGATTCCAATTGGTGCCTATCATCCACGTGTGGCTTTCTCGCCGGTGCATGCAGACCCGGCGGATGCCGTCGAGATCTTCCGCGATACGCAATGCAAGCGCGCAATGGGAATTCATTGGGGCACTTGGGCGCTCACATTGGAGGAAGTCATGGAACCCCccaagatgctgaagacTGCTCTACGAAAGAGAGGCCTACCTGAGGTGGGTGTATTTGATGTTTGCGATATTGGTGAAGCTCGAGAATTTTAG
- a CDS encoding HEC/Ndc80p family-domain-containing protein translates to MSQDTGLWSVRRPRETLGGINANSAIPQPGSTMKRSSSNIGGNYPGSHVRSMSGSRQSLAMPRPNQPLFQRSSSGTNLADLGLSSVKRSSFAPKASAFTPNPTTRASTDGDRRSSVYRPRQSTAPPTTHQSFFQTTPAPAGVPRDPRPLKDRSFQARIGQEILEYMVQHNFEMEMKHVLSQNVLKSPTQKDFNYMFQWLYHRIDPSHKFQKNIDQEVPPLLKQMRYPFERSITKSQIAAVGGQNWSTFLGLLHWMMQLAQMLDGYVNCQYDEACMESGIDVSGDRIIFDFLSNGYRDWLAMDEDMGDEEAERVLAPHVQSMAAAFERSNSKYTSELEMLEAENARLLKEIEDLEKSTPDPAVLDNHFKIMEEDKIKFEEYNALAMQRSEKYESRSQVLQEELDKLMEELQEADEERRSLQKAVDAQGISMQDIDRMTAERERLQRGIESAGQRLEEVKKKVTERETEASRKLDELEQMVDRYNTMAYQIALIPSTAANAKGREFELQVMVADSSDFTSTNLKGSSGPSSADRLLVDATTGYQAGHILNLDLRGQIRSSFLSLRKEISDRRAAAMEEMMKDHDLLDGIKEAIEDRRSEVEALNHRVRAAEEEYERTKEVSTAQKMASDAHIEKMEKELSRMRAGLSENVQILEQREINTTIEYEQLVLQANALREELHTEIDRMLNDVIKFKIHVQKNLDDYEGFVADELEKELGSDEMGEETRQMDM, encoded by the exons ATGTCCCAAGATACGGGCCTTTGGAGCGTCCGTAGACCTAGAGAG ACCCTTGGTGGTATTAATGCAAACAGCGCCATTCCGCAGCCTGGTTCGACTATGAAGCGATCCAGCTCCAATATTGGCGGCAATTACCCTGGCAGTCATGTCCGTTCCATGTCGGGATCTAGGCAATCCCTTGCCATGCCGCGACCTAACCAGCCTTTGTTCCAACGCTCGTCATCCGGAACCAACCTTGCCGACCTTGGCCTTTCGTCGGTGAAGCGCTCTTCATTTGCTCCTAAAGCGTCGGCCTTTACACCAAATCCTACAACACGAGCTTCCACTGATGGCGATCGACGCAGCAGCGTGTACCGACCTCGTCAATCTACCGCTCCTCCAACGACGCACCAGAGTTTCTTTCAAACTACACCAGCCCCAGCTGGTGTACCCCGCGACCCGCGACCCCTGAAAGATCGATCTTTTCAAGCTCGTATTGGACAAGAAATTTTGGAATACATGGTTCAACACAACTTCGAAATGGAGATGAAGCATGTTCTTTCGCAAAATGTCCTCAAATCACCGACGCAGAAGGACTTCAACTACATGTTCCAGTGGCTCTATCATCGTATAGACCCCAGCCATAAGTTCCAGAAGAATATCGACCAGGAAGTGCCTCCTCTACTCAAGCAGATGCGATACCCTTTCGAAAGAAGTATCACAAAGAGTCAGATTGCTGCTGTCGGAGGACAGAACTGGAGTACAttccttggccttcttcacTGGATGATGCAACTCGCACAGATGCTCGACGGCTATGTAAACTGCCAATACGATGAGGCTTGTATGGAGAGCGGCATTGACGTTAGTGGCGACCGCATCATCTTTGACTTCCTCAGCAATGGTTACCGGGATTGGTTGGCTATGGACGAGGATATgggtgatgaggaggctgaACGCGTTTTGGCCCCTCATGTTCAATCCATGGCAGCCGCCTTTGAGCGATCAAACTCCAAATACACATCAGAGCTCGAAATGCTAGAAGCTGAAAACGCACGACTTCTCAAGGAAATCGAGGATTTGGAAAAGTCAACACCCGACCCTGCAGTTCTCGATAACCACTTCAAGATTATGGAGGAGGATAAGATCAAGTTTGAGGAGTATAATGCCCTGGCGATGCAAAGGTCCGAGAAGTACGAGAGCCGGTCTCAAGTCCTTCAAGAAGAGCTCGACAAACTCatggaagagcttcaagaggcCGACGAGGAGCGACGAAGCCTACAAAAAGCTGTGGATGCCCAAGGAATCAGCATGCAGGATATTGACCGCATGACTGCAGAGCGGGAGCGATTGCAGCGCGGCATTGAGTCAGCTGGCCAACGACTGGAGGAAGTAAAGAAGAAGGTGACAGAGCGAGAGACTGAGGCGAGCCGAAAACTAGATGAATTGGAGCAAATGGTGGATCGATACAACACAATGGCGTATCAGATTGCACTAATCCCTTCAACGGCAGCCAACGCCAAGGGCAGGGAGTTTGAACTCCAGGTCATGGTGGCCGATAGCTCAGATTTCACTTCTACCAACTTGAAGGGATCATCAGGCCCATCATCTGCGGACCGTCTCCTTGTTGACGCCACCACTGGATACCAAGCAGGCCATATTCTCAACTTGGACCTTCGGGGACAAATCCGAAGCAGCTTCCTATCGCTACGCAAGGAAATCTCAGATCGCCGAGCAGCGGCAATGGAAGAAATGATGAAGGATCACGATCTGCTTGATGGCATAAAGGAGGCCATCGAGGACAGGCGTAGTGAAGTGGAGGCACTCAATCACCGTGTTCGAGCAGCAGAAGAGGAGTATGAAAGAACGAAAGAGGTGTCGACAGCACAGAAGATGGCCTCTGACGCACATattgagaagatggagaaagAATTATCGCGTATGCGAGCTGGCTTGTCTGAGAACGTGCAAATTCTGGAGCAGCGTGAGATCAACACAACAATTGA ATACGAGCAACTTGTGCTTCAGGCCAACGCTCTCCGAGAAGAGCTTCACACCGAGATTGATAGAATGCTCAACGAtgtcatcaagttcaagatTCATGTCCAAAAGAACCTTGATGACTACGAGGGCTTTGTAGCAGACGAACTCGAGAAGGAGCTCGGTAGTGACGAGATGGGCGAGGAGACTCGACAGATGGATATGTGA